A section of the Leptospira terpstrae serovar Hualin str. LT 11-33 = ATCC 700639 genome encodes:
- a CDS encoding HEAT repeat domain-containing protein, giving the protein MQKTWFLISFFFSLTLFLNCDPVPQNQEPPSVEETVSEEQTTKELLESLDSSDSFTRSQAAVQLGSREEKSAIPKLKKLLLDKEPGVRAGAAIALGDLKDKSSSAAIANLLWSDKENPKDVYLDALTRMKDPSAGNRIYSLLDDTNPTLRLQTVDALVQIGANSVGPQILSLALKNKDREKDKTYAMALGKLKIATSESYLLQLTQTQDESPTLAAAYLALGRIKAKKANDVLVKALNLPYSKGKENASMALIEIGNPSVVPKVFQALLSNDPETKLYATDVLCSIPSKEAAQLAFGLFSGKDTKNWGSAAKIVGRQRFKEARLRLEELLEKESTPERDSFAEALGWIGDKASVPVLRKILLSGANEGPYGSAWALGILGAKEAVPDLIKALDKGDAKLMVYALEALGSIADPTSLPKLKSLLSDRPKMAPQILSTVALIPTEDARLIIEEATKSKDAEVYRPALEEIAKRKDKKSIPVLLTFVNGDDSEKRKLSYYALMSITGKKFRTSKEWNGWAKGNL; this is encoded by the coding sequence ATGCAAAAGACTTGGTTTTTGATTTCTTTTTTTTTCTCCCTCACTCTCTTTTTGAATTGTGATCCGGTTCCTCAAAACCAGGAACCGCCTTCCGTAGAGGAAACTGTGTCAGAAGAACAAACAACAAAAGAGCTCCTAGAAAGTTTAGATTCTTCAGACAGTTTTACTCGTTCCCAAGCTGCTGTACAGTTGGGGAGTAGAGAAGAAAAGTCGGCCATTCCCAAATTAAAAAAACTTTTATTGGATAAAGAACCAGGGGTTCGTGCAGGTGCTGCCATTGCCCTCGGAGATTTAAAAGACAAATCTTCTTCGGCTGCCATTGCCAATCTTTTATGGTCGGATAAGGAAAATCCAAAAGATGTATATTTAGATGCACTCACTCGGATGAAAGATCCGTCTGCGGGTAATAGAATCTACTCTTTGTTAGATGATACTAATCCTACTCTTCGTTTACAAACCGTAGATGCCTTGGTGCAAATTGGTGCCAATTCGGTAGGCCCTCAAATCTTAAGTTTGGCATTAAAAAACAAAGATCGAGAAAAAGACAAAACCTATGCTATGGCACTGGGAAAATTAAAAATCGCAACATCTGAATCCTATTTACTCCAACTCACCCAAACGCAAGACGAGTCCCCAACACTTGCTGCAGCTTACCTGGCACTCGGCAGAATCAAAGCAAAAAAAGCAAATGATGTGCTTGTGAAAGCATTAAACCTTCCTTATAGCAAAGGAAAAGAAAACGCTTCAATGGCTCTTATTGAAATTGGAAATCCATCTGTGGTTCCCAAAGTTTTCCAAGCCCTATTATCAAACGATCCTGAAACCAAACTTTATGCAACGGATGTGCTTTGTTCGATTCCTTCCAAAGAAGCAGCCCAGTTAGCCTTTGGTTTGTTTAGTGGAAAAGACACAAAGAACTGGGGGAGTGCTGCAAAGATTGTAGGCCGTCAAAGGTTTAAAGAAGCAAGGTTACGCCTAGAAGAGTTATTAGAAAAAGAATCTACACCAGAACGAGATAGTTTTGCCGAAGCCCTTGGTTGGATTGGTGACAAAGCATCGGTTCCCGTTCTACGAAAAATTTTATTATCGGGTGCGAACGAGGGTCCTTATGGTTCTGCTTGGGCACTGGGGATTTTAGGAGCTAAAGAGGCGGTGCCGGATCTCATCAAAGCTCTCGACAAAGGAGATGCAAAACTTATGGTCTATGCTTTGGAAGCTTTGGGTTCCATTGCTGATCCAACGAGTTTACCCAAACTAAAAAGTTTACTGTCCGATAGACCAAAGATGGCACCACAAATTCTTTCTACAGTGGCTTTGATTCCCACAGAAGATGCACGTCTCATCATCGAAGAAGCAACAAAATCAAAAGATGCAGAAGTATACAGGCCGGCATTGGAAGAAATCGCCAAACGTAAGGATAAAAAATCCATTCCAGTTCTATTAACGTTTGTTAATGGAGATGATTCTGAAAAACGCAAACTAAGTTATTATGCACTTATGTCCATTACAGGAAAAAAATTTCGTACATCAAAAGAATGGAATGGGTGGGCGAAAGGGAACT
- a CDS encoding di-heme oxidoreductase family protein: MRVLLLVLIVFSSYGCVFLKANTCSTGIGLSNIDNLTSEFGCPNEKDLCKDGNCLALLGLNQSGKFPWDYEEGEELSGGKAMTSFVTDARAFLQFGKNSPLTTISDFTVGQSVFEVPWNPGFSSTLPDRDGLGPFFHSNSCLGCHVGNGRAVEDDGDPLVFTLVRLGVGSKGNDPEPVYGSQFQPNSVAGVTKEGTVHLEYDTFSGTFQDGSSYSLRKPSLVFSELGYGPFASGHKTSVRLTQQVIGLGLLEAVPEESILSQSDPMDLDGDGISGRPNYLWDLTGSGKSLGRFGWKANAPSLKRQNSAAFSGDIGITSPMFSQENCSSTQSSCSGSTGGGNPEVPEEKIAAITKYMQLVAVPVRRNANLAVILSGKKHFFLAGCNKCHTEKLVTSSNASFPQLSNQTIRPYTDLLLHDMGEDLSDGKADGEASEREWRTAPLWGIGLFGAVNGRARFLHDGRAKTLDEAILWHGGEAEKSKNYFKALNVSDRASMIRFLLSL; the protein is encoded by the coding sequence ATGAGAGTTTTATTACTGGTTTTGATAGTTTTTTCTTCCTATGGATGTGTGTTTCTAAAAGCAAACACATGTTCTACGGGAATTGGATTGTCAAATATTGATAATCTTACCTCGGAATTCGGTTGTCCAAATGAAAAGGATCTTTGTAAAGATGGCAATTGTTTGGCTTTACTCGGTTTAAACCAATCAGGAAAATTTCCTTGGGACTATGAAGAGGGAGAAGAACTCTCTGGTGGAAAGGCAATGACAAGTTTTGTAACAGATGCTCGTGCTTTCCTTCAGTTTGGAAAAAATTCACCTTTAACAACAATTTCTGACTTTACGGTCGGACAATCTGTATTTGAAGTTCCATGGAATCCTGGGTTTTCTTCTACTCTACCAGACCGTGATGGTCTAGGTCCCTTCTTTCATTCCAATTCCTGTTTAGGGTGTCATGTGGGAAATGGAAGGGCGGTCGAAGATGATGGAGATCCTTTGGTATTCACCTTGGTACGGTTAGGTGTGGGTAGTAAAGGCAACGACCCAGAACCAGTGTATGGGTCACAATTCCAACCAAATTCTGTGGCCGGTGTGACAAAAGAAGGAACTGTCCATTTAGAATACGATACCTTTAGTGGAACCTTTCAAGATGGTAGTTCGTATTCACTACGGAAACCTAGTTTGGTATTTAGTGAACTTGGGTATGGGCCATTTGCTTCTGGCCACAAAACATCAGTTCGGTTAACCCAACAAGTGATAGGTCTTGGTCTTTTAGAAGCTGTTCCAGAAGAGAGTATACTTTCTCAATCTGATCCAATGGACTTAGATGGTGATGGAATTTCAGGAAGGCCCAATTATCTTTGGGACTTAACGGGAAGCGGAAAGTCTTTGGGACGATTTGGATGGAAGGCAAATGCACCCAGTCTCAAACGCCAAAATTCGGCAGCATTTTCCGGCGATATTGGAATTACGAGTCCTATGTTTTCGCAAGAAAATTGTAGTTCCACTCAGTCTTCATGTTCCGGTTCCACAGGGGGTGGTAACCCCGAAGTACCTGAAGAAAAAATTGCAGCGATTACTAAGTATATGCAACTTGTGGCTGTGCCTGTCCGAAGAAATGCAAATTTGGCAGTAATTCTTTCGGGTAAAAAACATTTTTTTTTGGCAGGATGTAACAAATGCCATACGGAGAAGTTGGTAACTTCTTCTAATGCTTCCTTCCCACAACTTTCTAATCAAACCATACGTCCTTATACTGATTTACTTTTACATGATATGGGAGAGGATCTCAGTGATGGAAAAGCGGATGGTGAAGCATCGGAAAGGGAATGGAGGACTGCACCGCTCTGGGGAATTGGACTTTTTGGAGCAGTGAATGGGAGAGCTCGTTTTTTACATGATGGTCGTGCCAAAACATTGGATGAGGCAATCCTTTGGCATGGAGGAGAAGCAGAAAAAAGTAAGAATTATTTTAAAGCACTTAATGTATCGGATCGTGCCAGTATGATTCGATTTTTATTATCATTGTAA
- a CDS encoding RCC1 domain-containing protein: MNLYRKILGKTFVVIALLACTSFCNEKATNDPSALALLGFTLNLSTISGTLTDGAGAPIPNASLELATESSVKISGSSRSLATTSETGVWQLSLGSGSYEIHVKDVNGKLLGTFKISSSENLEPSIEDISHLTDTIFLVSLTGSRDVGSKFEILSPLDGSIVKTYDLPLNIKTADNLSCHVLQNNTEKENFNVGKGENNSLVSMKPLLGANKIQIHCTNSAGMSAKKTILTYFGNRITAGGSHSGYVVNGNLYTWGRNNFGQLGSGTSTGDLTNPTITKLSTISQVVSIGFNQNNSLAITEDGSVWTWGANSSGQLGMGNTGEVQAAAADPGPRNPPRKVPGISGAVMGIYGYDHAVVLKSDGSVVTFGSNSVGQLGNGSGGAGTYSANPVTVTGLPNDIIQVIAGSEHTAALSKSGDVYVWGRDQYGNLGDGTLGTASEVNSTPKKVNSLSGIVHIANGRDHILALKNDGTVYAWGLASSGQLGIGGSGSPSPVPTPTLVTGLYQVVSVWANGTQSFAILSDGTVKGWGANSSGNLGTGLTTPAKLYTPGDIVVGVKGIQYFGCGALHNFAILKSGSLYGWGWNFKGSIGRADLQETWAATTPIFLTIPN; this comes from the coding sequence ATGAACTTATATAGAAAAATCCTAGGAAAGACTTTCGTGGTAATAGCGTTACTTGCTTGTACTAGTTTTTGTAATGAGAAGGCAACGAATGATCCCTCTGCCCTTGCTTTGCTTGGTTTCACTTTGAACCTTTCCACGATTTCTGGTACCTTAACGGATGGAGCGGGTGCCCCCATTCCTAATGCCAGTTTAGAATTGGCGACCGAATCCAGTGTAAAAATCTCTGGTTCTTCCCGTTCTCTAGCGACTACTTCTGAAACAGGAGTTTGGCAACTTTCCTTGGGAAGTGGTAGTTATGAAATCCATGTGAAAGATGTGAATGGGAAATTACTGGGAACCTTTAAAATTTCTTCTTCTGAAAATCTGGAACCTTCAATTGAAGACATCTCTCATCTGACAGATACAATTTTTCTCGTTTCCCTTACAGGGAGTCGTGATGTGGGATCGAAGTTTGAAATTCTTTCTCCCCTTGATGGTAGTATTGTTAAAACATACGACTTACCTTTAAATATAAAAACAGCTGACAACTTGTCTTGTCATGTTTTACAAAATAATACAGAAAAAGAAAATTTTAATGTCGGTAAAGGAGAGAATAACTCTTTAGTTTCCATGAAACCACTATTAGGTGCCAATAAAATTCAAATTCATTGTACAAACTCTGCAGGAATGTCTGCAAAAAAAACAATCCTAACTTATTTCGGAAATCGAATCACCGCTGGTGGATCTCATTCTGGTTATGTGGTAAACGGAAACCTTTATACTTGGGGTCGAAATAATTTTGGGCAACTTGGTTCGGGAACTTCCACAGGAGATCTAACTAACCCAACCATTACAAAATTATCTACGATCTCACAAGTTGTATCTATTGGTTTCAATCAAAACAATTCTCTTGCTATCACTGAGGACGGAAGTGTTTGGACTTGGGGAGCCAATAGCAGTGGACAATTGGGTATGGGAAATACCGGTGAAGTGCAAGCAGCTGCGGCTGATCCTGGTCCAAGAAATCCTCCGCGTAAGGTTCCTGGAATCAGTGGAGCTGTGATGGGAATTTATGGTTATGATCATGCTGTTGTTTTGAAATCAGATGGATCCGTGGTTACCTTTGGTTCTAATTCAGTAGGACAACTGGGAAATGGTTCTGGTGGAGCTGGAACATATTCGGCAAACCCTGTCACAGTGACTGGTCTTCCGAACGATATCATCCAAGTCATAGCAGGATCAGAACATACTGCCGCCTTATCAAAATCAGGTGATGTTTATGTTTGGGGAAGAGACCAATATGGAAATTTAGGAGATGGAACTCTTGGTACAGCTTCTGAAGTAAACTCTACACCGAAAAAAGTGAATTCTTTATCAGGAATTGTACATATAGCTAATGGACGCGACCATATCCTTGCTCTAAAAAATGATGGAACTGTTTATGCTTGGGGGCTTGCGTCGAGTGGTCAGTTGGGTATTGGGGGAAGTGGTTCGCCGTCCCCAGTTCCTACTCCAACACTCGTGACTGGCCTCTATCAAGTAGTGTCAGTATGGGCCAATGGAACTCAAAGTTTTGCAATCTTAAGTGATGGGACTGTTAAGGGTTGGGGGGCAAATTCCAGCGGTAATTTAGGAACTGGGCTTACCACTCCAGCAAAACTCTATACTCCGGGAGATATTGTAGTGGGAGTGAAAGGCATCCAATACTTTGGGTGTGGCGCTTTGCATAATTTTGCAATTCTTAAATCTGGTTCTTTGTATGGATGGGGTTGGAATTTTAAAGGTTCCATTGGTCGCGCTGATTTACAAGAAACTTGGGCTGCCACAACTCCAATCTTTTTAACCATTCCGAACTAG
- a CDS encoding imelysin family protein, with the protein MTSMRNLTFVLLLGLVLNDCTPEKENSDANLLAAIALVGSAPNQSAFLETYSQIAFENYSDAYSDVVALRQKVTTFTAKASPSLSELNELKTYWRKARRSYLQTEIFRFSQGPIDNPALTGGVELEPLMNAWPLDEGYIDTVILTGTITKQGLIDANGGDCSGGNCPDGDSAKNISVGWHAIEYLLWGADAQNNFTPGTSITQTNFTTANGAGSAAAKRSAYLLYATEILEAHLLLLKNSWDPTLSTSYVAKFKSSATSFENILRGIARFSGGEWGGERMTGVFGGEQEEEHSCFSDNTKADFYFDAKGLDNLYNGTYSGSKTISGYGLKNLLGNESSYIKERIATAELFCLNEFTEDVSLNQACNSSIVSSRFDRMIATVNVSGSVTENADYNIFRYQIQPAVQEIAKALQRSAASYGVSIGDDGLVLQ; encoded by the coding sequence ATGACATCGATGCGAAATCTTACTTTCGTACTATTACTCGGCCTTGTGCTAAATGATTGTACTCCCGAAAAGGAAAACTCGGATGCAAACCTTCTGGCGGCCATTGCCCTGGTCGGCAGTGCCCCAAACCAATCTGCATTTTTAGAAACCTATTCCCAAATCGCTTTTGAAAACTATAGTGATGCTTATTCAGATGTAGTTGCCTTAAGACAAAAAGTAACTACCTTCACCGCAAAGGCCTCCCCTTCTCTTTCAGAGCTAAACGAATTGAAGACCTATTGGAGAAAAGCAAGAAGGAGTTACCTGCAAACAGAGATTTTTCGATTTAGCCAAGGTCCGATTGATAACCCAGCACTCACAGGGGGAGTGGAATTAGAACCTTTAATGAATGCTTGGCCCCTAGATGAAGGTTATATTGATACTGTCATCCTGACAGGAACAATCACAAAACAAGGATTAATTGATGCAAATGGTGGAGACTGTTCCGGTGGAAATTGTCCAGATGGAGATAGTGCCAAAAATATTTCTGTGGGATGGCATGCCATTGAATATCTGTTATGGGGTGCTGATGCGCAAAATAACTTCACACCAGGCACATCGATTACACAAACAAATTTCACAACAGCAAATGGTGCCGGAAGTGCAGCGGCAAAACGTTCAGCTTATTTGTTGTATGCAACGGAAATTCTGGAAGCCCACCTCCTACTCTTAAAGAACTCCTGGGATCCAACGTTATCCACTTCATATGTTGCTAAATTCAAATCGAGTGCCACCTCCTTTGAAAATATACTCCGAGGAATTGCTAGATTCTCTGGTGGAGAGTGGGGTGGAGAAAGGATGACGGGAGTATTTGGCGGAGAACAAGAAGAAGAACATTCTTGTTTTTCAGACAATACAAAAGCAGATTTTTACTTTGATGCCAAAGGATTAGATAACCTTTATAATGGAACTTATAGTGGATCGAAAACCATAAGCGGCTACGGTCTCAAAAATCTTTTGGGTAATGAATCTAGTTATATCAAAGAACGAATTGCCACTGCGGAACTTTTCTGCCTGAATGAATTTACAGAAGATGTTTCTTTGAACCAAGCATGTAATAGTAGCATCGTATCGAGTCGTTTTGATCGAATGATTGCAACCGTAAATGTATCGGGCTCAGTAACAGAAAATGCTGACTATAATATTTTCCGTTACCAAATCCAACCCGCAGTTCAAGAAATAGCGAAAGCTCTACAAAGATCTGCAGCAAGCTATGGAGTCTCCATTGGAGATGATGGCTTAGTTCTTCAATAA
- a CDS encoding di-heme oxidoreductase family protein translates to MKTKHLILLTLLALSFTCKKQENDEATTALILAALISSPQCSSGDFLNDPCEQFSGGDTTTFDSTESAFDLEAANVLDSRRSIDFQDGNANFNRTWLPAGNSSVAGLGPVFNNRSCQGCHVKDGRGRPPADGTSLTSMLLRLSVTGSNPTTGGPVAMTNFGTQLNTEGILEFGTGTQIPKEGIVTITYTEEPGTFPDGESYSLRKPSYSITWNVGGGATQINVANPGQPYHPTNNPSGSFFISPRTAPMMPGLGLLEAIPESTIRSLADVTDSNGDGVSGKPNLVWDTTQAKAFLGRFGWKANQPNLNHQNASAFLGDIGLTTPIFPTENCVAGQNLCAASPTGNGTNPEISSDRLSRVTFYTSLVSVPGRRGWRTEDVKKGKELFIQIGCSSCHIPRMKTGDHSIPEVANQEIRPYTDLLLHDMGDGLSDFRSDFLATGNEWRTTPLWGLGLIERVNGHELLLHDGRARGIQEAILWHGGESEQSKNNYKQLPKESRTKIISFLKSL, encoded by the coding sequence ATGAAAACAAAACACCTTATCCTACTGACTTTACTTGCTCTTAGTTTCACATGCAAAAAACAAGAAAACGATGAAGCGACCACTGCCCTTATCCTTGCTGCCCTTATATCCTCTCCCCAATGTTCTTCGGGAGATTTTTTAAACGACCCTTGTGAACAATTCAGTGGTGGAGATACTACTACTTTTGATTCCACAGAGTCAGCTTTCGACTTAGAAGCTGCTAATGTTTTAGATTCACGAAGGTCCATTGATTTCCAAGATGGAAATGCTAACTTCAATCGCACTTGGTTACCTGCAGGAAATTCTTCTGTAGCTGGACTTGGCCCTGTCTTTAACAATCGTTCTTGCCAAGGTTGCCACGTCAAAGACGGAAGAGGACGGCCACCTGCTGATGGTACAAGCCTTACTTCTATGCTCCTCCGTTTGAGTGTCACTGGATCCAATCCTACCACCGGTGGACCTGTTGCTATGACCAATTTTGGAACCCAACTCAATACAGAAGGAATTTTAGAATTTGGAACAGGTACCCAAATTCCCAAAGAAGGAATTGTAACCATTACTTATACAGAAGAACCAGGAACTTTTCCCGATGGAGAAAGTTATTCCCTACGAAAACCAAGTTATTCGATCACTTGGAACGTTGGTGGTGGTGCCACTCAAATCAATGTAGCTAATCCTGGCCAACCCTACCATCCTACGAATAATCCTTCTGGTAGTTTTTTCATTTCTCCAAGAACAGCACCCATGATGCCTGGTCTTGGACTTTTAGAAGCCATTCCCGAATCTACCATTCGTTCACTTGCTGACGTTACAGACTCAAACGGAGATGGAGTCTCTGGAAAACCAAATCTTGTTTGGGATACAACACAAGCCAAAGCTTTTCTTGGAAGGTTTGGATGGAAAGCAAACCAACCAAATCTAAACCACCAAAATGCCAGTGCCTTTCTGGGAGATATTGGACTCACTACACCAATCTTTCCTACAGAAAATTGTGTCGCAGGACAAAACCTTTGCGCCGCAAGTCCTACTGGTAATGGAACCAACCCCGAAATCTCCAGCGATCGTTTATCGCGCGTTACATTCTATACTAGCTTAGTGAGTGTTCCAGGAAGAAGGGGTTGGCGGACAGAGGATGTCAAAAAAGGAAAAGAACTATTCATTCAAATTGGATGTTCGTCTTGCCATATCCCAAGGATGAAAACTGGGGATCATTCCATTCCAGAAGTAGCAAACCAAGAAATACGACCTTATACTGATTTACTCTTACATGATATGGGGGATGGACTCAGTGATTTTCGTTCTGACTTTTTAGCAACGGGAAATGAATGGAGGACCACTCCACTTTGGGGTCTTGGTCTCATTGAAAGGGTCAATGGGCATGAACTTTTACTTCACGATGGAAGAGCCAGAGGGATTCAAGAAGCAATTCTTTGGCATGGAGGAGAATCAGAACAAAGTAAAAACAATTACAAACAATTACCCAAAGAATCTAGAACGAAAATCATTAGTTTTCTTAAATCTTTATGA
- a CDS encoding imelysin family protein, producing MKPINIKLKILTYGFYLFLFNCGVQSDSASEKAQILGLVDTYLKTYTTSSLLVDISNNLIIPKYTNLDQKVSALQTAAAAYTTTQDTNNLNLVRNAWIETDLAYRQIEWAYFGPANIPFNVYLFLDSFSRAFPIDPTLIESKITSNLTPSGLRVDGLDTVEYLLFKDNASSTNTAFADVNRRTYLTKLIQDIKTQTGLLIFHWDKSRSSSFYYSFTNAGKGSREYPNTKDGLTELTNQMVFFCNTIVDIKIAEPSGLRATNLGVKDITKVETPYANLSFDSLLQNLQGFSDIGDAGLYKFLALRSETVVPRLQEQIRITSASVSSLKLKYGTFQNAITTGNSDVEVMLNEFKKLRVLISTELISALGGTIGVSSNDGD from the coding sequence ATGAAACCAATTAATATTAAATTAAAAATTCTAACTTACGGGTTCTATTTATTTTTATTCAATTGTGGAGTCCAATCAGATAGTGCTTCTGAAAAGGCACAAATATTGGGTTTGGTCGATACATACTTAAAGACATATACAACTTCCAGTTTACTCGTTGATATTTCTAACAACTTAATCATCCCCAAGTATACAAATTTAGACCAGAAAGTCTCCGCATTACAGACTGCAGCAGCAGCTTACACAACAACACAAGATACTAATAATTTGAATCTTGTTAGGAACGCTTGGATAGAAACTGACTTAGCATATAGGCAAATAGAATGGGCTTATTTTGGACCAGCAAACATTCCGTTTAATGTGTATCTTTTTTTAGATAGTTTTTCGAGAGCCTTCCCTATCGACCCAACGTTGATTGAATCAAAAATCACTTCGAATCTAACGCCGAGCGGACTCCGAGTGGATGGATTAGATACGGTAGAATACCTCCTGTTTAAAGACAATGCCAGCAGTACAAACACTGCATTCGCAGACGTCAACCGAAGGACTTATTTAACCAAACTGATCCAAGATATTAAAACTCAGACAGGATTACTTATTTTTCATTGGGATAAATCAAGAAGTTCTTCTTTTTATTATTCTTTTACGAATGCAGGTAAAGGGAGTCGCGAATACCCCAACACGAAAGACGGACTCACGGAACTGACCAACCAAATGGTATTTTTTTGTAATACAATTGTTGATATCAAAATTGCTGAACCTTCTGGATTACGAGCCACAAATTTAGGAGTAAAGGATATCACAAAGGTAGAAACACCATATGCAAACTTATCCTTTGACTCACTTTTACAAAATCTTCAAGGATTCTCTGATATTGGAGATGCTGGGCTTTATAAATTCTTAGCACTCCGAAGTGAAACGGTGGTTCCAAGACTTCAGGAACAAATCCGAATCACATCAGCATCAGTGTCCTCTTTAAAGTTAAAGTACGGTACCTTTCAAAATGCAATCACAACAGGAAACAGCGATGTGGAAGTGATGCTCAATGAATTTAAGAAACTTAGAGTATTGATTAGCACAGAACTGATCAGTGCCCTCGGCGGAACCATCGGGGTTAGTTCAAATGATGGCGATTAA
- a CDS encoding HTTM domain-containing protein — protein MAIKFLFNPVSSLSLHFFRIGYGFATTIIIFRYFYFGWIHSYFIKPTFFFKHFGWEWIHPLPPVFTYLLFGVLLLTALGIFLGYFLRFNLLVFTAGFTWFHFSDATIYLNHYYLISLLGFLLWLSPVSKSNTPTFRFKDWLNNAKPIPKLWLYAIRLQMGLVYFFGGIAKLQPDWLFEALPLKLWLYQSEGKFPLLDPILGLPLTAFVFSWIGLLFDLSIPFLLCTKRFRLQAWLVVLFFHSFTSFLFPIGVFPIVMSLSSLIFFAPNWPQILMNRFSKNKIDLSVSKVPLKNNANDFGIREYILFAYFLLQVTIPLRHILYPGQVIWTEETIKFSWQVMVADKVGSAVFTIQNRQINPKDILTDYQYRMMTIQPEHILQFARYLQKQEYERTGIAGIPVYVLSHVSINGKPARPLFSPNEDLTKIKTNFFPLKGLIR, from the coding sequence ATGGCGATTAAGTTTTTATTCAATCCAGTTTCTTCACTTTCCCTTCATTTCTTTCGCATTGGGTATGGATTTGCGACAACGATCATTATTTTTCGTTATTTCTATTTCGGATGGATTCATTCTTACTTTATCAAACCAACTTTTTTTTTCAAACACTTTGGTTGGGAATGGATCCACCCTTTGCCACCAGTTTTTACTTATCTTTTATTTGGAGTATTACTCCTCACTGCACTCGGAATTTTTCTAGGATATTTTTTACGATTCAATCTTTTGGTTTTTACCGCTGGATTCACTTGGTTTCATTTTTCAGATGCAACCATCTATTTGAATCATTATTATCTGATTTCTTTACTCGGTTTTTTACTATGGTTATCTCCTGTTAGTAAATCAAATACACCAACCTTTCGTTTTAAAGACTGGCTAAACAATGCAAAACCTATTCCTAAACTATGGTTGTATGCCATTCGATTACAAATGGGTCTTGTTTATTTTTTTGGAGGGATCGCCAAACTCCAACCAGACTGGTTATTCGAAGCTCTCCCATTGAAACTATGGTTGTACCAATCGGAAGGAAAATTTCCACTTTTAGATCCCATCCTTGGCCTTCCCCTCACAGCATTTGTTTTCTCTTGGATTGGACTCCTCTTTGATTTGTCGATTCCATTCTTACTTTGCACAAAAAGGTTTCGTTTGCAGGCTTGGTTAGTCGTTCTTTTTTTTCACTCGTTCACATCCTTTCTTTTTCCAATCGGCGTTTTCCCCATTGTGATGAGTCTCTCTTCACTGATTTTTTTTGCACCTAATTGGCCACAAATACTAATGAATCGATTTTCAAAAAACAAAATCGATCTTTCGGTATCGAAGGTTCCATTAAAAAACAATGCAAATGATTTCGGAATTAGAGAATATATTTTATTCGCCTACTTTTTGTTACAGGTAACCATCCCTTTAAGGCATATACTTTACCCTGGGCAAGTCATTTGGACAGAAGAAACAATTAAATTTTCCTGGCAAGTGATGGTTGCAGACAAAGTGGGATCTGCAGTGTTTACAATTCAAAACCGGCAAATCAATCCCAAAGATATATTGACTGATTACCAATATAGGATGATGACGATCCAACCAGAACATATCCTACAATTTGCAAGATACTTACAAAAACAAGAATATGAACGAACTGGAATCGCTGGAATCCCGGTGTATGTTTTATCCCATGTATCCATCAATGGGAAACCGGCTCGGCCTTTATTTTCACCTAACGAAGATCTTACCAAAATCAAAACAAACTTTTTCCCCTTAAAAGGACTCATTCGATGA